In a genomic window of Deinococcus carri:
- a CDS encoding aminoglycoside phosphotransferase family protein produces the protein MTEQPDPAPPRKMHEGELEMDAALVRRLLTAQFPQWAELPLHVFASAGSDNVIYRLGDELAVRLPRIPDAAGQVEKELSWLPELAPHLPLAVPVPLALGQPGEGYPLSWGVYRWLPGEPAFWENLDDLAGAARDLAGFIRALQGCDPTGAPVAGPHTGERGSPLLSRDDFTRENIALLPEDLDQAALTAAWEAALRAPVWAGAPVWIHGDLKSDNLLAEGGHLSAVIDFGALRAGDPACELAVAWNWLDAGARRVFREAVACDGATWARARGWALSIAAAEIPYYLHTNPAMVARSRYALGQVLGEAGQS, from the coding sequence ATGACCGAACAGCCCGATCCCGCGCCGCCCCGGAAGATGCACGAGGGTGAGCTAGAGATGGACGCCGCGCTGGTGCGCCGTCTGCTGACCGCGCAGTTTCCGCAGTGGGCGGAGCTGCCGCTGCACGTCTTTGCCTCGGCGGGGAGCGACAACGTCATCTACCGGCTGGGGGACGAGCTGGCGGTGCGGCTGCCCCGCATCCCCGACGCGGCCGGGCAGGTGGAAAAGGAGCTGTCGTGGCTGCCGGAGCTGGCCCCGCACCTGCCGCTGGCGGTGCCCGTGCCCCTGGCCCTGGGACAACCGGGGGAGGGCTACCCGCTGAGCTGGGGCGTGTACCGCTGGCTGCCGGGGGAACCGGCCTTCTGGGAGAACCTGGACGACCTGGCGGGGGCGGCGCGCGACCTGGCGGGCTTTATCCGGGCGCTCCAGGGCTGCGACCCTACAGGTGCGCCGGTGGCGGGGCCTCACACCGGAGAGCGCGGTTCGCCGCTGCTCAGCCGCGACGACTTCACGCGTGAAAACATCGCCCTTCTGCCTGAGGATCTGGATCAGGCGGCCCTCACGGCAGCGTGGGAGGCGGCGCTGCGTGCACCGGTCTGGGCGGGCGCGCCCGTCTGGATTCACGGTGACCTGAAGTCGGACAACCTGCTGGCCGAAGGCGGGCACCTGAGCGCCGTGATCGACTTCGGCGCGCTGCGGGCCGGTGACCCCGCCTGTGAACTGGCGGTGGCCTGGAACTGGCTGGACGCCGGGGCCAGGCGGGTCTTCCGCGAGGCTGTCGCCTGCGATGGGGCCACCTGGGCCAGGGCACGCGGCTGGGCACTGTCGATCGCTGCCGCCGAGATTCCCTATTACCTGCACACCAACCCCGCGATGGTGGCGCGCTCGCGCTACGCGCTGGGGCAGGTGCTGGGCGAGGCGGGGCAGAGCTAG
- a CDS encoding YdcF family protein — MRARGSALTLLPLALLAALVLGFLLLPPARAPRAERPHPTLIVLGAAQYAGRPSPAFQRRLDHALALYRAGGVGQVVVTGGRRPGDPHSEGEVGAAYLSRRGIPRTALIAETRSRTTVENLRNARPLLLPGTPVTLVTDEAHAPRALALARALGLDANASPSPLSAHPDRRYLLRERLALVAYALLGVRG; from the coding sequence ATGCGTGCGCGAGGTTCTGCCCTGACGCTGCTGCCGCTCGCCCTGCTGGCAGCCCTGGTGCTCGGGTTTTTGCTGCTGCCCCCGGCCCGCGCCCCCCGCGCCGAGCGCCCCCACCCCACGCTGATCGTGCTGGGGGCGGCGCAGTACGCCGGGCGGCCCAGCCCCGCCTTTCAGCGGCGGCTCGACCACGCCCTCGCCCTCTACCGCGCGGGCGGCGTGGGGCAGGTGGTGGTCACGGGCGGGCGCAGACCCGGCGACCCCCACAGCGAGGGCGAGGTCGGCGCGGCCTACCTGAGCCGCCGGGGCATTCCCCGCACCGCCCTGATTGCCGAGACGCGCAGCCGCACCACCGTCGAGAACCTGCGCAACGCCCGCCCCCTGCTGCTGCCCGGCACGCCCGTCACCCTCGTCACCGACGAGGCCCACGCCCCACGTGCCCTGGCGCTGGCCCGCGCGCTCGGCCTGGACGCCAACGCCAGCCCCAGCCCCCTGAGCGCCCATCCGGACCGGCGGTATCTGCTGCGGGAGCGGTTGGCGCTGGTGGCGTATGCCTTGTTGGGCGTGAGGGGTTAG
- the topA gene encoding type I DNA topoisomerase, translating to MSRTLVIVESPAKARTIEKYLGKGYAVESSIGHIRDLPRSAADIPEKYKGKAWARLGLDIEDDFRPLYVVSPEKRQHVARLKKLAADADEIILATDDDREGESIAWHLYQELKPKVPVKRMVFHEITKDAIQHAIEHPRAIDTNLVEAQEARRALDRLYGYEVSPVLWKKVAPKLSAGRVQSVATRMLVERERERMRFVSGTWWDLLVTAATAQGATFPARLTDVAGQRLATGKDFDPLTGKVKKGTEVRLLDEAAARALADGLTGQPLTVTSAEEKPFTQRPYAPFITSTLQQEGSRKLGFAATRTMRAAQRLYEQGYITYMRTDSTNLSAEAVNAARTQVKAMYGADYLSPQPRVYAKKAKNAQEAHEAIRPAGSSFRTPDSLRGELSGDEWRLYDLIWKRTVACQMADARGRSLRVRLAGTATTGEAVGLSASGRTIDFPGFLRAYVEGSDDPTAALEDRETPLPPLKEGQRVTAEGVKPEGHETQPPARYTEASLVQALEGAGIGRPSTYASILGTIQDRGYAVKKGQALVPSWTAFATSALLEHHFGRLVDYDFTAKMEEDLDDIAGGREHRVPYLRRFYLGDGGEGMALRPLIDSKMGEIDARGIATITVPKLEGSGIEVRVGRYGPYMQRGEQKANLPDDLAPDELTAERAEDLMSRPTGDRVIGTDEGSGQPVVARAGRYGPYVTLGEGNPPLRSASLFPGDDLQTLTLERALRLLSLPRLVGTSEGEEIWAQNGKFGPYLKRGNDSRSLATHEQLFTVTLPEAEALFMQPRFRARGAAAAPLRTFEYEGRAPILLKSGRFGPYLTDGERNATLRKGEDEGNLSAERALEILEERGKEPQKKAGKTGQKKAGAKATPTRTAPRKTSAKTGTVKKAAAPRKTATKAAPKAAAKPTFTWADLKPHLGVLSEPERALVTATREQGRKVEDVAPALGLDVKKAKGMALQASKKLNQAARGG from the coding sequence ATGTCCAGAACCCTCGTCATCGTCGAGTCGCCCGCCAAGGCGAGAACCATCGAGAAGTACCTCGGGAAGGGGTACGCGGTGGAGTCCTCCATCGGGCACATCCGCGACCTGCCCAGAAGTGCCGCCGACATCCCCGAAAAGTACAAGGGCAAGGCCTGGGCACGGCTGGGCCTGGATATCGAGGACGACTTCCGGCCCCTGTACGTGGTGTCGCCCGAAAAACGCCAGCACGTCGCCCGCCTGAAGAAGCTGGCGGCGGACGCCGACGAGATCATCCTGGCGACCGACGACGATCGCGAGGGCGAGAGCATCGCCTGGCACCTGTATCAGGAACTGAAGCCGAAAGTGCCGGTCAAGCGGATGGTCTTCCACGAGATCACTAAGGACGCCATCCAGCACGCCATCGAGCACCCCCGCGCCATCGACACCAATCTGGTGGAGGCGCAGGAGGCCCGCCGGGCGCTCGACCGCCTCTACGGCTACGAGGTCAGCCCGGTGCTGTGGAAGAAGGTCGCGCCCAAGCTCAGCGCGGGCCGGGTGCAGTCGGTGGCGACCCGCATGCTGGTCGAGCGCGAGCGCGAGCGGATGCGCTTTGTCAGCGGCACGTGGTGGGACCTGCTGGTGACGGCGGCGACGGCCCAGGGCGCGACCTTCCCCGCCCGCCTGACCGACGTGGCCGGGCAGCGGCTGGCAACTGGCAAGGACTTCGACCCCCTGACGGGCAAAGTCAAGAAGGGGACCGAGGTCCGTCTGCTGGACGAGGCGGCGGCGCGCGCCCTCGCGGACGGCCTGACGGGGCAGCCCCTCACCGTCACCAGCGCGGAGGAAAAGCCCTTCACCCAGCGGCCCTACGCACCCTTCATCACCTCCACCCTCCAGCAGGAGGGGAGCCGCAAGCTGGGCTTTGCCGCCACCCGCACCATGCGCGCGGCGCAGCGGCTCTACGAGCAGGGCTACATCACCTACATGCGCACCGACTCCACCAACCTCAGCGCCGAGGCGGTGAACGCGGCCCGCACCCAGGTGAAGGCGATGTACGGCGCGGACTACCTCAGCCCGCAGCCCCGCGTGTACGCGAAAAAGGCCAAGAACGCGCAGGAGGCGCACGAGGCGATTCGTCCGGCCGGCAGCAGCTTCCGCACCCCCGATTCGCTGCGCGGCGAACTCTCGGGCGACGAGTGGCGGCTCTACGACCTGATCTGGAAACGCACGGTGGCCTGCCAGATGGCCGACGCGCGGGGCCGCAGCCTGCGCGTGCGCCTGGCGGGGACGGCGACCACGGGTGAAGCCGTGGGCCTCAGCGCCTCGGGCCGCACCATCGACTTTCCCGGCTTCCTGCGCGCCTACGTGGAGGGCAGCGACGACCCCACCGCCGCCCTCGAAGACCGCGAGACGCCGCTGCCGCCGCTCAAAGAAGGCCAGCGCGTGACCGCCGAGGGCGTGAAACCGGAAGGCCACGAGACGCAGCCCCCCGCCCGCTACACCGAGGCCTCGCTGGTGCAGGCGCTGGAAGGCGCGGGCATCGGCCGCCCCTCCACCTACGCGAGCATCCTGGGCACCATTCAGGACCGGGGCTACGCGGTCAAGAAGGGCCAGGCACTCGTGCCCTCCTGGACGGCCTTTGCCACCTCCGCGCTGCTCGAACACCACTTCGGGCGGTTGGTGGACTACGACTTCACCGCGAAGATGGAAGAGGACCTCGACGACATCGCGGGCGGGCGCGAGCACCGGGTGCCGTACCTGCGCCGCTTCTACCTCGGGGACGGCGGCGAGGGGATGGCCCTGCGGCCGCTGATCGACTCCAAGATGGGCGAGATCGACGCGCGCGGCATCGCCACCATCACGGTTCCCAAGCTGGAAGGCAGCGGCATCGAGGTCCGGGTGGGCCGCTACGGCCCCTACATGCAGCGCGGCGAGCAGAAGGCCAACCTCCCCGACGACCTCGCCCCCGACGAGCTGACCGCCGAGCGAGCCGAGGACCTGATGAGCCGCCCCACCGGGGACCGCGTGATCGGCACCGACGAGGGCAGTGGGCAGCCGGTGGTGGCCCGCGCCGGGCGCTACGGCCCCTACGTCACGCTGGGCGAGGGGAATCCGCCCCTCCGCTCGGCCAGCCTGTTTCCGGGGGACGACCTCCAGACGCTCACGCTGGAACGGGCGCTGCGCTTGTTGAGCCTGCCCCGGCTGGTGGGCACCTCCGAGGGCGAGGAAATCTGGGCGCAGAACGGCAAGTTCGGCCCGTACCTCAAACGCGGGAACGACTCGCGCAGCCTCGCCACGCACGAGCAGCTTTTCACGGTCACGCTGCCGGAGGCCGAGGCGCTGTTCATGCAGCCGCGTTTCCGGGCACGGGGAGCCGCCGCCGCGCCCCTGCGGACCTTCGAGTACGAGGGCCGCGCGCCCATCCTGCTCAAGTCGGGCCGCTTCGGGCCGTACCTCACCGACGGCGAGCGCAACGCGACGCTGCGCAAGGGCGAGGACGAGGGGAACCTGAGCGCCGAACGCGCCCTGGAGATTCTGGAGGAACGCGGCAAGGAACCGCAGAAGAAGGCGGGGAAGACCGGGCAGAAGAAGGCGGGTGCGAAGGCCACCCCCACCAGGACGGCCCCCAGAAAGACCTCCGCGAAAACCGGCACGGTCAAAAAGGCCGCCGCCCCCCGCAAGACGGCCACCAAGGCCGCGCCGAAAGCGGCCGCCAAGCCCACCTTCACCTGGGCCGACCTGAAACCCCACCTGGGTGTGCTGAGCGAGCCGGAACGCGCGCTGGTGACGGCCACCCGCGAGCAGGGCCGCAAGGTGGAGGACGTGGCTCCCGCGCTGGGGCTGGACGTGAAAAAGGCCAAGGGCATGGCGCTCCAGGCCAGCAAGAAGCTGAATCAGGCAGCGCGCGGGGGCTGA
- the murJ gene encoding murein biosynthesis integral membrane protein MurJ, with protein MTVPPSPGPAPEAPESRPELELDLVFPASTPAPQAPAARKSLRANTLIVMAGTLGSRLSGIVRQQIMNLFGNTLLDAFLVAVRIPNLLRELLAEGALVNSFIPVYKTLDETGRRQLASAFSGVLIAVNLLLMAVGILAAPFIVDLLLAGSPNVDRALAVYMTQLVMPFLMLISLSSVAMGLLNADEHFRESSFAPVAFNLASIAVLLLLPDTATWLAFGWLAGGVAQLLVQLPALRRFGLLPTPALVRHPALGRVLRQMAPFTLTAGARQILNIYVTRLLSNGQLFQAGTQGGYSNAETLFTMVNGLFVVSPALALFPRFSQYAAEKNWPEFRALTVQALRTTTFLAAPMSALLVALAPYAISIVNLRPNFDVPRFQAGTGILTGWALALVPWAVVTILLRTFYARERTREAVTVSAVGFVLEVGLYQVLVPRFGLLGFGLSTTLSGLVIAGILALLYRRALGFPGRAVLGHLARVVPLAAAAGVVAWLISRFMPAPGFIVPGVLGLTVAGGVGLVVYLAGALALRLPEVAGVLRRLRR; from the coding sequence GTGACCGTCCCGCCGTCCCCCGGCCCCGCGCCCGAGGCTCCCGAGAGCCGGCCTGAACTCGAACTGGACCTCGTCTTTCCGGCGTCTACCCCCGCGCCGCAGGCCCCGGCCGCCCGCAAGTCGCTGCGGGCCAACACCCTCATCGTGATGGCGGGCACGCTGGGGTCGCGGCTGTCGGGCATCGTGCGTCAGCAGATCATGAACCTGTTCGGCAACACGCTGCTCGACGCCTTTCTGGTGGCGGTCCGGATTCCCAACCTGCTGCGCGAGCTGCTGGCCGAGGGCGCGCTCGTCAACTCGTTTATCCCGGTGTACAAGACGCTGGACGAGACCGGGCGCAGGCAGCTCGCCTCGGCCTTCAGCGGCGTGCTGATCGCGGTCAACCTGCTGCTGATGGCCGTGGGCATCCTGGCCGCGCCCTTTATCGTGGACCTGCTGCTGGCCGGGTCCCCGAACGTGGACCGGGCACTGGCCGTGTACATGACGCAGCTCGTCATGCCCTTTCTGATGCTGATCAGTCTGTCGAGCGTGGCGATGGGCCTGCTGAACGCCGACGAGCATTTCCGCGAGAGCAGCTTTGCGCCGGTGGCCTTTAACCTCGCCAGCATCGCCGTCCTGCTGCTGCTGCCCGACACGGCGACCTGGCTGGCCTTCGGCTGGCTGGCGGGTGGGGTGGCCCAGCTTCTGGTGCAGCTTCCCGCGTTGCGGCGCTTCGGGTTGTTGCCGACCCCGGCGCTGGTGAGACATCCGGCGCTGGGGCGGGTGCTGCGCCAGATGGCCCCCTTCACCCTGACCGCCGGGGCCAGGCAGATTCTGAACATCTACGTCACGCGCCTGCTGAGCAACGGGCAACTGTTCCAGGCGGGCACCCAGGGCGGCTACAGCAACGCCGAGACGCTCTTCACGATGGTGAACGGCCTCTTCGTGGTGTCTCCGGCCCTGGCCCTCTTCCCGCGCTTCTCGCAGTACGCTGCCGAGAAGAACTGGCCCGAGTTCCGGGCGCTGACGGTGCAGGCCCTGCGCACCACCACCTTTCTCGCCGCACCCATGAGCGCGCTGCTGGTGGCCCTCGCCCCTTACGCCATCAGCATCGTCAACCTGCGCCCGAACTTCGATGTTCCGCGCTTTCAGGCTGGAACCGGCATCCTGACGGGCTGGGCGCTGGCGCTGGTGCCCTGGGCGGTGGTGACCATCCTGTTGCGGACCTTCTACGCCCGCGAGCGCACCCGCGAGGCCGTGACCGTCAGCGCCGTCGGCTTCGTGCTGGAAGTCGGCCTGTACCAGGTCCTGGTGCCGCGCTTCGGGCTGCTGGGCTTCGGGCTGAGCACCACCCTCAGCGGCCTGGTCATCGCGGGCATCCTGGCCCTGCTGTACCGCCGCGCGCTGGGCTTTCCGGGACGGGCCGTCCTGGGGCACCTGGCCCGCGTCGTGCCGCTGGCCGCCGCCGCGGGCGTCGTGGCCTGGCTCATCTCCCGCTTCATGCCCGCCCCCGGCTTCATCGTGCCGGGCGTGCTTGGCCTCACGGTCGCCGGAGGCGTCGGCCTGGTTGTGTACCTCGCGGGTGCGCTGGCGCTGCGGCTGCCGGAGGTGGCGGGCGTGTTGCGGCGACTGCGGAGGTGA
- the hflX gene encoding GTPase HflX — protein MHGNTSGLRPAQLKALGNLYRRRIEPGRVGSPELARNLAELSDDIRREVSVLIDRRGRVVSVSVADAKGAELPDLRMGEQRLAGFHLLHTHPRGGALSKGDLSTLFLKRLDAVSAIEVREGGQPGLVHTAHLTPPGTVGEEEDWRILPPVPAFQIDDFDLGAQVGALEEEIARAARTREAKKDRERAILVQLDQGEFDAEERLTELSELARTAGAEVVYRELVYRRNLKPGTLVGAGKLEELTSKAYHLDADLLIFGQELGPAQAREIEAATGLKVLDRTQLILDIFALHAQGVESRLQVELAQLRYMKPRLLGAGAQLSRIGGSAGSAAGGAIGTRGPGETKLELDRRRINDRLSFLEKQLEGVAVRREERRKGRARNDVPVVSIVGYTNAGKSTLLNAFTHAAEEPRRVLAENKLFATLRPTSRQGFIEGIGPVVFTDTVGFIRDLPKDLARAFRATLEEIGDADVLLHVVDVASPGADLRLDAVNRILEDLGFREMPTVTALNKADAADPEVLEREVERTGGIPVSALRNLGIPDLKEALADAIAGVQRQELAQREEARERAAEYR, from the coding sequence GTGCATGGCAACACGTCGGGTTTGCGCCCGGCACAGCTCAAGGCCCTGGGCAATCTGTACCGCCGCCGCATCGAGCCGGGGCGCGTCGGGTCGCCCGAACTCGCGCGCAACCTCGCGGAACTCTCGGACGACATCCGCCGCGAGGTGAGCGTGCTGATCGACCGCCGGGGCCGCGTGGTCAGCGTCTCGGTGGCGGACGCCAAGGGCGCGGAACTGCCCGACCTGCGCATGGGCGAACAGCGCCTGGCGGGCTTTCACCTGCTGCACACCCACCCGCGCGGCGGGGCGCTCAGCAAGGGCGACCTCTCCACGCTGTTCCTGAAGCGGCTGGACGCGGTCAGCGCCATCGAGGTGCGGGAGGGGGGCCAGCCGGGTCTGGTCCACACCGCGCACCTCACGCCGCCCGGCACGGTGGGCGAGGAAGAGGACTGGCGCATCCTGCCCCCGGTGCCCGCCTTTCAGATCGACGACTTCGACCTGGGCGCGCAGGTCGGGGCGCTGGAGGAGGAAATCGCCCGTGCCGCCCGCACCCGCGAGGCCAAAAAGGACCGCGAGCGCGCCATTCTGGTGCAGCTCGACCAGGGCGAGTTCGACGCCGAGGAGCGGCTGACCGAACTCTCCGAGCTGGCGCGCACCGCGGGCGCGGAGGTCGTGTACCGGGAGCTGGTCTACCGCCGCAACCTCAAGCCCGGCACCCTGGTGGGCGCGGGCAAGCTGGAGGAACTCACCAGCAAGGCGTACCACCTGGACGCCGACCTGCTGATTTTCGGCCAGGAACTCGGCCCGGCGCAGGCGCGCGAGATCGAGGCCGCCACGGGCCTGAAGGTGCTCGACCGCACGCAGCTCATTCTGGATATCTTCGCGCTGCACGCGCAGGGCGTGGAATCGCGGCTTCAGGTGGAACTCGCGCAACTGCGCTACATGAAACCCCGGCTGCTGGGCGCGGGCGCGCAGCTTTCCCGCATCGGCGGCAGCGCGGGCAGCGCGGCAGGTGGGGCGATTGGCACACGCGGCCCCGGTGAAACCAAGCTGGAGCTGGACCGCCGCCGCATCAACGACCGCCTATCCTTTCTGGAAAAGCAACTGGAGGGCGTGGCGGTGCGCCGCGAGGAACGCCGCAAGGGGCGTGCGCGCAACGACGTGCCGGTCGTCTCCATCGTCGGGTACACCAACGCGGGCAAGTCCACGCTGCTGAACGCCTTTACCCACGCCGCCGAGGAACCCCGCCGCGTGCTGGCTGAGAACAAGCTGTTCGCCACGCTGCGCCCCACCAGCCGCCAGGGCTTCATCGAGGGCATCGGGCCGGTCGTCTTCACCGACACCGTGGGCTTTATCCGCGACCTGCCCAAGGACCTCGCGCGGGCCTTCCGTGCCACGCTGGAGGAAATCGGGGACGCCGACGTGCTGCTGCATGTGGTGGACGTGGCGAGTCCGGGGGCCGACCTGCGCCTGGACGCCGTGAACCGCATTCTGGAGGACCTGGGCTTCCGCGAGATGCCCACCGTCACCGCGCTCAACAAGGCCGACGCCGCCGACCCCGAGGTGCTGGAGCGCGAGGTGGAACGCACCGGGGGCATTCCGGTGAGTGCCCTGCGGAACCTGGGCATCCCGGACCTCAAGGAAGCCCTGGCCGACGCCATCGCGGGCGTGCAGCGGCAGGAACTCGCGCAGCGGGAGGAGGCGCGGGAACGGGCGGCGGAGTACCGGTAG